The DNA window ACCCCCTGTAATAACGGACATGTAAACGCTGGCTGGTGCAGAACGCATCAGTTCTTACCACCTGTGAACGCAAGACCAAGAAAGAACTCCACTACAATTTTTCTGTTACACCATTAACTACAAGACAGTATCGGCTGTTTGGGGGAAAGTTGGGGGATTTGCATCGTGGGTTAAAAACTTGCCTTTCCTCAGCCCAGCAACTCTGAACAATGAAGGCTTTCCCTAAAAGCAATAAAGTCCTATCATTCCTAATTACCATCATTTCCTAGGACGCTGAGCTATAAGCTGAACAGCAACACAGCGGCCAGCTCACACAAATTCGAGACCACAGCACACCTAGCGGGTCCTGTCTGCCCCATCCGAGACAAGTGCCGGTGGGCGAGCGATGAATAAACTCTGCTCATGTGTGAGACTTGGTGTTCAGAAAACGGAGTGAGCTGTGGGCTTAAGCAGAGCACCATTTGCACTGACAAGAGGGTACCTCAAATCCAGTCCATAGGCCTAACTGTGGCGGCCACAGTGAGCTACCTGTAATGTCAAAAATAAAGAGCAGACACTAAGAGCAAGAGACGTGTCAAGTCCTTAGCTACATGGGCCAGTTTAAAGTAGGGAACACGCTTACTATGTGCTCGGGCACAGAAGGAGTATCTTAAAACGTGTTCTCAGCTTCCAGGCTGGCCCGCCCTGAGGGCATGCCACACATTCTCTCTACTGGAAGCCTTGGGATTGCACCCACATCTTAAAACTGAAAGTCCACCCATGTGAAGGTGCTCTGGGGACATAAGGCTTGGCCACTTCAAAGAATGCAATGACTTTCCAGAGATACATACAGGCTTTTAACAAGAGCAGTAGTGTGTACCTGAACGcatgcacatggacacacacgcacacatcttTGGGCTCCAAACAGTTCAAtaccctccttttcttccttgagGTCTGAAGAGATAAGCAGAACTGATCCTTACGTAAGCCGCTAGTGGAAAACACAACTGTACAGAGAAGGAAGAGCCACCTTTCCGAGGGACGCGTTTGAGGAGAGTGCTCTAACCTGGGGCACAGTACATTCTCGCGACGGCATCGCTGTCACAGGAATCTTCAACCTCACTCCACCTGCTAAAATACGTTAGCTGAATGTGTCCTAAAAACAAAACGACAGGAGAAATCaaaacatttttctcttccattttctgcAGAAGCGAACTGTAATTACTTCTTTTGTAGCTAAAAACAGTATCATTAAGAATAATGGCCTCATTAAGTACCAGAAGCTATTACTGGGGGTGAATTTGCCGCACTGATAATGAAGCTCTAGACAGGAAATGAAGATACTAATTACAAGATAAAACGCCTACTCAGTTAATTGGAAGCAACAGCgaataaaaagaaatgcatttGCGCAAGTTCCTGACCTCCATCATTCAATAAGATGTTGTTTGGGTTCAGATCGCGGCACACAATCCCCTCTCTGTGCAAGGCGTCAAGGGCCACCACCATTTCAGCTGCCCATCTCTGAACGCAGCCCTCCGGGATGAAGAGCCTAGAGCTCACTGCTAATTTCTTATCAAGGTCCTCAAAAATCTGATGGACGTCCTTTTCCACTCCCGGGGCCCGCACGCCCCGCTCCTTGCTCTCCAAGTCTCTCTGAAACAGAGAGCCTGGTTCTTCCTTAGTCTGCTCTGTGAACAGCAACACTTCCTCCGCTGCGgccgtgtctgtgtgtgcgctGGGCTCCTCAGCACCTGAGTGTGGACTGGAAACGGGAGCCAGGCTTTCTCCCGAGCCCCACGCACGGCCCGCTGCCTCTACCTGCCCTAGCCCTGCAGACTCCCGATGCAAGCTGGGGAACAGAAACTGCTCTCCTGAGCTTCCATGACCAACATCAGCCTTGAACAACACCCCAAGATCTGCCTCGGTGTGGTGCTTTGGGGTCACACCACCAGGCAGAAACCGAGCAGGATCACTTAGTTCCTCTGGGCTGTCTTTTCCCAGGCCACAGGACTGTTCAGAGCTCAGCCTGAGGCATAACACATCCGGGGCTTCCAGCAGTTTGCTTTCCAGCCTGCCTGCACCGGCCTGTGGAAACTTAGCAGGATCCATTGCTGAAGCTTCTTTGTCTGGCTGCAGCTCACCAGGTAGATTTACAAGAAGATCGGGCCTGCCCTCGTCTGCTCCACCCACATCCTCAGAAGCAGCTTCTTTGAATGAGATCACTGGGACAGAGTCGTCTGAGCCCCTGCTGATGGAGTCCTGAGCTTCCTTGTCACCATGGCTTTCGCTGGTATTAAAACTCTGGGAAAGGCTGTCTCCACCTTCAAGGGTAAAGAGCGCTTTCAAAGGTTCTGGTTTTAGACTGTGCAGTTTCTCGCCAAAATCCAGTCCCAGCAGCTCACTAGTGCTGTCCTTGCTGTCTATTCTAAAGAACTCCATGGGGCTGTTTTTCGACCGAGTGAGGGGATCGGATGTTTGAGGGGAACACACTGTTAGGTCCTCCTCTCCAGGGAAGAACTTGAGCTGCGTGCTGGGGCTCACGCTGCCAGCAGCGAGGGCTGCTGGGAAACTCCCAACAGCTTGGGTTTCAGCA is part of the Meriones unguiculatus strain TT.TT164.6M chromosome 11, Bangor_MerUng_6.1, whole genome shotgun sequence genome and encodes:
- the Rps6kc1 gene encoding ribosomal protein S6 kinase delta-1 isoform X7; amino-acid sequence: MDTRTEQTFILKGLRKSSEYSRNRKTIIPRCVPNMVCLHTYIMSEESVFLVLQHAEGGKLWSYISKFLNRSSQESFDVKGTKPSAPHQVYLQQPSASPQGSSSFESRGSDVGSRLKVLPPSLTPSSQEEDEGSSPKWPDSGSSSEEECTAGYLTLCTEYGQEKIDLGSLNEESVVQPEGENAETQAVGSFPAALAAGSVSPSTQLKFFPGEEDLTVCSPQTSDPLTRSKNSPMEFFRIDSKDSTSELLGLDFGEKLHSLKPEPLKALFTLEGGDSLSQSFNTSESHGDKEAQDSISRGSDDSVPVISFKEAASEDVGGADEGRPDLLVNLPGELQPDKEASAMDPAKFPQAGAGRLESKLLEAPDVLCLRLSSEQSCGLGKDSPEELSDPARFLPGGVTPKHHTEADLGVLFKADVGHGSSGEQFLFPSLHRESAGLGQVEAAGRAWGSGESLAPVSSPHSGAEEPSAHTDTAAAEEVLLFTEQTKEEPGSLFQRDLESKERGVRAPGVEKDVHQIFEDLDKKLAVSSRLFIPEGCVQRWAAEMVVALDALHREGIVCRDLNPNNILLNDGGHIQLTYFSRWSEVEDSCDSDAVARMYCAPEVGAVTEETEACDWWSLGAVLFELLTGKTLVECHPAGINTHTTLNMPDCVSEEARSLIQQLLQFNPTERLGAGVAGVEDIKSHPFFTPVDWAELTR